GCCCACGCAGAACCGCGGCCCGAAGCCGAATCCCGGGTGCCCGTTCTGGTCCCTGGTGATGTCGAACTCGTTCACGGTCTCCCCGTAGACGGCCGGGTCCTGCCCGGCGGCCTGGAAGGACACGCCGACCGCGCTGCCCTTGGGGATGAGCACACCGTCGACGGTGACGTCCTCGGCGGCGTACCGGAAGCTGGTCCACATCACCGAGTGCCGGTACCGCAGGGTCTCCTCGACCACGTCGGCCCACCGGTCCTCGGCCTTGGCCAGCTCCAGCTGCTCGGGGTTCTGCGACAGCGCGACGATCGCGTGGCCGAGCATGTGCACCGTGGTCTCGTGACCGGCGAGCACCATCAGCCACAGCACGCCGACCAGCTCGTCCGTGGTGAGCTTGTCGCCCTCGTCGCGGGCGTGCACCAGGCCCGACGTGAGGTCCTCGCCGGGCTCCTTGTGCTTGCGCTGCACCAGCTCGTGCAGGTAGCCCTGGTAGGCCTTCTGCGTCGCGAACGCCTCCTCGGGCGGGGTGGTGTGCGAGAGCAGCAGGGTCGTCCACCGCCGCACGTCGGCCCGTTCCGACCTGGGCACGCCGAACAGCTCGCAGATCACCCACATCGGCAGCGCCTCGGTGAAGGTGGGCACGAGGTCGACGCCGTCACCCGCGGCCACCACGCCGTCGATCAGCTCGTCGATGATCGCCTGCACCCTCGGTCGCAGCGCCTGCACGCGCGCGGGGGTGAACGCCTTGGCGATCAGGCCGCGCAGCCTCCTGTGCTGCGCCCCGTCCGTGGTGGACATGTGCTCGCCCTGGACGATGGCGCGCAGCGGCCAGTCCGCGGGGATCGAACCGTTGTGCAGGTCCGGCCAGTGCTCCGGACCGCGGAAGAAGACCTTGTTGTCACCAGCGATGATCTCGCGCGCCGCCTTCTGCGACAGCGCGAGGTAGGCGGGAACGCCGCCGGGGTAGGCCACCTTCACCACGGGACCGATTTCCCGGAGGCGGTTGCAGGTGTCGAGAACCGGCTCGTTGGCCGGAAAGGCGGGAAGGTCGGTTGTCATCGGGAAGCACCTTCCGTACTGGAACCACGTGTGACGGGCCGGATCGGCGCCCGATGTTCCACCGCCCGAGCTGCGGGAACAAGGCCGTCACCCCGTTCAAGCCGCAAAACAAAAGCAAGTGCACAAAACCCAAGAAAACCCTTCGGCCTCCCGCGAAAGCTCCGTGCACCCTAATGGCCTGAGACGAACACGAAATTTCTTTCGTGGACTTAGGATGCCCGCTCATGGGGAGCGAGCGGGTGATAGCGGGGCGCTACCGGCTGGAGGAGCGGATCGGCTCCGGGGCGATGGGCGTGGTGTGGCGGGCCACCGACACCGAGCTGGGGCGGACGGTGGCGCTCAAGCGCTCGCAGGAGGGCGACAACGGCCAGATCCGGCGGGAGGCCCGGATCGGCGCCGGGCTGCATCACCCGCACGTGGTCACCGTCTTCGACGTGGTGGTCGACGACGGCGAGCGCTGGCTGGTCATGGAGCACCTGGCCGCGCGCACGCTGGCCGAGATCCTCGACGAGGACGGGCCGCTGGCCCCCGACGTCGCCGCGAGGATCGGGACTCAGCTCGCGGCCGCGCTCACCGCCATGCACGAGCGTCGCATGGTGCACCGGGACATCAAGCCGGGCAACGTGCTCGTCGCTGAGGACGGCACCGCGAAGCTCACCGACCTCGGCATCGCGCAGTGGGCCGAGGTGACCCACACCAACAGCGGCCAGATCGGCGGCACGCCCGGCTACCTCGCCCCGGAGGTCGCCGACGGACGTGACGCGAAGGCGTCCGCCGACGTGTTCTCCTTGGGTGCCACGCTGTTCGCCGCTGTGGAGGGCAGTTCCCCGTGGGGTGAGGCGACCCGCGGCCCGTTCGCCCAGCTGCGCCGCGCCGCGTCCGGTGCCACCGAGCCGATGAAGCGGGCCGGCCCCCTGGAACCGGTACTGGCGAAACTGCTCAGCAAGGCCCCCGCCGACCGCCCGACCGCGGCACAGGCGAAGGACCTGCTCGACGAGATCACCGGTACCTCGACTGCGGTGTTCCCTCTGCCCCGCAAGCGAAAGCGACGCGCGCTCGCACTCGGCGCCGCGGCTGTGGCCATCGCGCTCGCCGCCGGTGCGGCCGTGTACCTCACGAGGGACACCGTCGTTCCCGGTTCGCTCGGCGACCCGCGCACCGCGGACCCGTGTTCCCTGGTCGACCCGGCCGCGGTCGCCTCCTTCGGCGAGGTGACCGCGGACTCCGAGTACGGCGAGTACCTGCGCTGCGGCCTCTTCATCAAGCAGAGCAGGGCGGACCAGGACCTGATCGTGCTGGCGGTGGAGTTCGACCAGCGCGAGGAGTACCCGGAGCAGCCGTACACGCCCGGCAGGCTCGGCATGGCACACCGCCCGCCCGAGAAGAACAACCGGTGCCTGCGCGCGATCCCGCTCCCGGACGTCGGCCAGGTCAAGATCACCACCAAGCACCGGCACGGACAGCCCGCTCCCCTGTGCGCGGTCGCGGAGGCGGCGTTCAGCAACGCGCTGACCGTGCTCTCCCGGGGCGGGATCCCGCGCCGCCGCGACCCCTTCCCCAAGGAGTCCGCGGCACGGCTGGACGCGTGCACGCTGCTCGGCGCCGCCGATCTCACCAAGGTGCTCGGCGTCCCCGGCATGCCCGCGGAACCCAAGCTGGGCAACTGGACCTGCTACTGGGAGAAGGGCCCCGTGGAGGCCGAGATCGCGCTGACCCGCGACTGGCAACTCACGCCCGGCCCGGACGAGGACGGCGAGCTGATCAAGCTCGGCTCGCGGGAGGCGTTCGTCGAGACGAGCAAGGCGGGCGACGACGACGCCGACGTCTGCACCGTCCGGATCGTGCACCGCAAGTACCCCAGGAAAGCGGCGTGGAACGACGTCTGGGACGAGCTGGTCAACGTGTCGGTGGAGACCAACTCCGACCCGCTGCCCGTGCTCTGCGCGAAGGCGGTCGACCTCGCGCGCATCGTCGAGCGACGGCTGCCCGCGGTCTGAGCCGACCGGCTCCGGTCAGCCCTCCGCGCCACGGGCCGCTCCTCCGTCCGGCAGCCGTCAGAGCAGGCGTGCCGCGTACGGCATGATGCCGCCGTAGCGCACCGACGTCACCCGGACCCTGGCTCCGGAGAACGGGGCCTCGACCATCCGCCCGCCGCCGATGTACATGGCGACGTGGTGGATGCGGCCACCGTTGCCCCAGAACAGCATGTCGCCCGGCTGCATCTGGGACAGCGGCACCCTGCGGCCGTAGTTGTACTGGTAGCCGCTGTAGTGCGGGAGGTTGATGCCGACCGCCGAGAACGCGTAGATCATCAGCCCCGAGCAGTCGAACCCGATCTTGCGGTAGTCGCCGAAGGCGTCCGCGACGCCGCCGTCCCGGATGCCGCGCGTCGGGCCGCTGCCGTTGCCGCCGCCCCACGCGTAGATCACGCCGAGCTGCGACAGCGCCCGGTTGATCACGATCTGCACGGCACCGCTGCCCGCGACCCTGGTCGGCCGCTGCACGGTGCCCCTGGTGCCACCGCCGCCGGTGCGCCTGCGCTCCTCGGACGCGGCGGCAGCGGCGGCCTCGGCGGCCTGCCGGGCCAGCTCGGCCTCCTCGCGCCGCTTGGCCTCCTGCCAGTTCTCGAAGGTGCGCCGCTGGTTCTGCAGGCCGCCGACCCGGTTGCGGGCCTCCTCCAGCTGGCGCTCGACCGAGCTGCGCTCGTTCTCCAGCTGCTCGGCCCTGCGCTCCTGCCCGGCCCTGGCGCTGACCGCGGCGGCGCGGGCGGCGTCGGCGGCGCGCTTGGCGGCCTCGGCCGCGTCCTCCTTCTGCTTGGCGACCTCCAGCGCCTTGCGCGCCAGCGAGTCCTTGTTCGCCTTGTCGGTGCGCGCCCGCTGCATGTTGTCCAGCGCGGTGAGCTGGGAGCCGCTGGCCGCGTCCAGCATCCGCAGCCGCTCCAGCAACTCGTCGGCGCTGCGCACGCCCATCAGCGCGCGGATCGAGCCGACCGTGCTGCCCTGCTGGTAGCTGCTGGAGG
The window above is part of the Allokutzneria albata genome. Proteins encoded here:
- a CDS encoding cytochrome P450 family protein, with protein sequence MTTDLPAFPANEPVLDTCNRLREIGPVVKVAYPGGVPAYLALSQKAAREIIAGDNKVFFRGPEHWPDLHNGSIPADWPLRAIVQGEHMSTTDGAQHRRLRGLIAKAFTPARVQALRPRVQAIIDELIDGVVAAGDGVDLVPTFTEALPMWVICELFGVPRSERADVRRWTTLLLSHTTPPEEAFATQKAYQGYLHELVQRKHKEPGEDLTSGLVHARDEGDKLTTDELVGVLWLMVLAGHETTVHMLGHAIVALSQNPEQLELAKAEDRWADVVEETLRYRHSVMWTSFRYAAEDVTVDGVLIPKGSAVGVSFQAAGQDPAVYGETVNEFDITRDQNGHPGFGFGPRFCVGAHLARLEGELALATLYRRLPELSLAIDPAEIPYSASFITIGPTSIPVNLGTVNS
- a CDS encoding serine/threonine-protein kinase, translating into MGSERVIAGRYRLEERIGSGAMGVVWRATDTELGRTVALKRSQEGDNGQIRREARIGAGLHHPHVVTVFDVVVDDGERWLVMEHLAARTLAEILDEDGPLAPDVAARIGTQLAAALTAMHERRMVHRDIKPGNVLVAEDGTAKLTDLGIAQWAEVTHTNSGQIGGTPGYLAPEVADGRDAKASADVFSLGATLFAAVEGSSPWGEATRGPFAQLRRAASGATEPMKRAGPLEPVLAKLLSKAPADRPTAAQAKDLLDEITGTSTAVFPLPRKRKRRALALGAAAVAIALAAGAAVYLTRDTVVPGSLGDPRTADPCSLVDPAAVASFGEVTADSEYGEYLRCGLFIKQSRADQDLIVLAVEFDQREEYPEQPYTPGRLGMAHRPPEKNNRCLRAIPLPDVGQVKITTKHRHGQPAPLCAVAEAAFSNALTVLSRGGIPRRRDPFPKESAARLDACTLLGAADLTKVLGVPGMPAEPKLGNWTCYWEKGPVEAEIALTRDWQLTPGPDEDGELIKLGSREAFVETSKAGDDDADVCTVRIVHRKYPRKAAWNDVWDELVNVSVETNSDPLPVLCAKAVDLARIVERRLPAV
- a CDS encoding NlpC/P60 family protein, which gives rise to MSTRRSGSTLVSVALAMVTAVGIAGTAEAVPPPPPNPSDAELQQGRVDVDSKAGEVGKLTNQLAQAETKLLELSAEVQLKMEDANKAQVDLDAAEAAALAAKRDADGAKAEAEAAGRAIEEVRKQVDAFASSSYQQGSTVGSIRALMGVRSADELLERLRMLDAASGSQLTALDNMQRARTDKANKDSLARKALEVAKQKEDAAEAAKRAADAARAAAVSARAGQERRAEQLENERSSVERQLEEARNRVGGLQNQRRTFENWQEAKRREEAELARQAAEAAAAAASEERRRTGGGGTRGTVQRPTRVAGSGAVQIVINRALSQLGVIYAWGGGNGSGPTRGIRDGGVADAFGDYRKIGFDCSGLMIYAFSAVGINLPHYSGYQYNYGRRVPLSQMQPGDMLFWGNGGRIHHVAMYIGGGRMVEAPFSGARVRVTSVRYGGIMPYAARLL